In Verrucomicrobiota bacterium, the following proteins share a genomic window:
- a CDS encoding mucoidy inhibitor MuiA family protein, whose translation MNAIRFVGAILAMQAGWLLAADPATAEGDSAKPVDSKITEVTVYADRAQVTRQGTATLGQEAAQYAFAKLPGWIDEGSIRVSLVPPDVGQVLDVQIHRTYLARASDEEFRKAEESVQEITDQIAALDDERAVLEAQTKQVDAMKLFSLEKLPKDSAVREVKPTEYQATVEFVTGSLRKVALAKRELEKKKRDLQPELNARQHRLEELRQRSQLEQRTVVVTASGRAGKAAMALAYMLPGATWEPVHELRASLDGRPVSVASYAVVRQTSGEDWNNVKLGLSSRGSTETMKIPELDALWVGGGRHVARVAKSSVDSFSLARKNFTAQNGLWFNANNNDAALQQEYADNQVLLIGNAGKMEQVFETLQQRGTTAHFPALSTQTIRTDGRPVRVPIGHTDLPAQQRILASPELSLNAARIADLTNSTRQPFLPGKVSLFLEGAFLGLTEVDFVAPGEPFSLYLGVADHLKLSRTLDKKRSELKRSGTRTKVTASFLVTVENFSDQPAVVQLSERVPVSENDEVKVSGIRISPDGKPDAKGLLHWELNLAAKQSREFRIEYNIEYPNDLTARKMPAQLNAPALHDQVKRLEKMF comes from the coding sequence ATGAACGCCATTCGTTTCGTCGGGGCCATACTTGCCATGCAAGCCGGTTGGCTGTTAGCCGCCGATCCCGCTACTGCGGAAGGGGACAGCGCCAAACCGGTCGATTCCAAAATCACCGAAGTCACCGTGTACGCGGATCGCGCCCAAGTGACCCGGCAGGGCACGGCTACCCTGGGCCAGGAGGCTGCGCAATATGCCTTTGCCAAATTGCCGGGATGGATTGACGAAGGGTCCATCCGCGTCAGTTTGGTCCCACCGGATGTGGGCCAGGTGCTGGACGTGCAGATTCACCGTACTTACCTGGCCCGGGCCAGCGACGAGGAGTTTCGGAAAGCAGAAGAGTCCGTCCAGGAGATTACCGACCAAATTGCAGCGCTGGACGATGAGCGCGCGGTGCTGGAAGCCCAGACCAAACAGGTGGATGCCATGAAACTATTTTCGCTGGAGAAGCTGCCCAAGGACAGCGCCGTTCGGGAAGTCAAACCGACCGAATATCAGGCCACCGTGGAGTTTGTGACCGGTTCACTGCGCAAAGTGGCGCTGGCCAAACGGGAGTTGGAAAAGAAGAAGCGCGATCTGCAACCGGAATTGAACGCGCGCCAGCACCGGCTGGAAGAACTGCGGCAGCGTTCCCAATTGGAACAACGCACCGTGGTGGTCACCGCCAGTGGCCGCGCCGGGAAAGCCGCCATGGCCCTGGCATATATGCTGCCGGGAGCTACCTGGGAACCGGTGCATGAATTGCGCGCCAGCCTGGATGGTCGGCCGGTGAGCGTGGCTTCCTATGCGGTGGTCCGGCAGACCAGCGGTGAGGATTGGAATAATGTGAAACTGGGATTGTCCTCGCGCGGCTCCACCGAAACGATGAAGATTCCGGAACTGGATGCCCTCTGGGTGGGCGGTGGACGCCATGTGGCGCGGGTGGCAAAAAGTTCGGTGGATTCGTTCTCGCTGGCCCGAAAAAATTTTACGGCACAGAACGGGCTCTGGTTCAACGCCAACAACAACGACGCCGCGCTGCAGCAGGAGTACGCGGACAACCAGGTGCTGCTGATCGGCAATGCCGGGAAGATGGAGCAGGTGTTTGAAACGCTGCAACAGCGCGGCACCACGGCGCACTTCCCGGCCCTGAGCACCCAGACCATCCGCACGGACGGACGCCCGGTGCGTGTCCCCATTGGCCATACCGATCTGCCCGCCCAGCAGCGCATCCTGGCCTCGCCGGAACTTTCCCTGAATGCCGCCCGCATTGCGGATCTGACCAATAGCACGCGGCAACCTTTCCTGCCCGGCAAAGTCTCGCTGTTTCTGGAAGGGGCATTCCTGGGCCTTACGGAGGTGGATTTTGTGGCGCCGGGCGAGCCGTTTTCGCTCTACCTGGGCGTGGCGGATCATCTCAAGTTATCCCGCACCCTGGACAAGAAGCGCAGCGAACTGAAGCGCAGCGGCACCCGCACCAAGGTGACGGCATCGTTCCTGGTCACGGTTGAAAACTTTTCGGATCAACCCGCTGTGGTGCAATTAAGCGAGCGGGTGCCGGTCTCTGAAAACGATGAGGTGAAAGTCTCAGGCATCAGGATTTCACCGGACGGCAAACCGGACGCCAAAGGTTTGCTGCACTGGGAGCTGAATCTTGCGGCCAAGCAATCGCGCGAGTTCCGCATCGAATACAATATTGAGTATCCCAATGATTTGACCGCACGCAAGATGCCAGCTCAATTAAATGCTCCGGCGCTGCACGACCAGGTAAAGAGATTGGAAAAAATGTTCTGA